One window of the Cryptomeria japonica chromosome 7, Sugi_1.0, whole genome shotgun sequence genome contains the following:
- the LOC131062396 gene encoding LOW QUALITY PROTEIN: protein STRICTOSIDINE SYNTHASE-LIKE 5 (The sequence of the model RefSeq protein was modified relative to this genomic sequence to represent the inferred CDS: inserted 2 bases in 1 codon), with the protein MEVKQVAAIVAVICVGLGLAWKALLSVSLIDPLPFDLPPSPEKVGVLSYNNRLHSAFKLAFGQVLGPEDLAVDSQGRLYTACADGWIKRISFESNDSYSSLQVEKWAYVGGRPLGIALGLHGELLVCESYRGLLNVTEGKVELLSGEAEGLSYRLADGVDVGKDGIVYFTDASYKYGLDMHIIDIIEGRPRGRLLKYDPAXTTLLLRELYFANGVALSPKQDFLVFCETSMFRCRKFWLQGPKKGNTESFVDRLPGVPDNVRYDGRGIFWIALPTSWNLLGRTMIRYSFLRHLVVAMAAVAPHVIDSTLINEASVLGVNENGEAVALFSYPGITMITAGLRVGEFLYYGGLHLEYIGRLHIGAKL; encoded by the exons ATGGAGGTGAAACAGGTAGCAGCAATCGTAGCTGTAATATGTGTGGGTCTAGGGTTAGCATGGAAGGCTCTTTTGAGCGTATCTCTAATAGATCCTTTGCCTTTTGACCTTCCTCCGTCTCCAGAGAAAGTGGGAGTCTTGTCTTACAACAACAGACTCCACTCGGCATTCAAGCTTGCTTTTGGGCAGGTGTTGGGACCAGAGGATCTGGCAGTTGATTCTCAAGGAAGACTGTATACGGCTTGTGCAGATGGCTGGATTAAACGCATCTCCTTTGAGAGTAACGACTCATACTCCTCTCTGCAGGTTGAGAAGTGGGCATACGTTGGAGGGCGTCCATTGGGCATTGCTCTTGGTCTCCATGGAGAGTTATTAGTCTGCGAATCTTACAGG GGACTGCTAAATGTGACAGAGGGTAAAGTGGAGCTGCTGTCTGGGGAAGCTGAGGGATTGTCTTACAG GCTTGCAGATGGAGTAGATGTAGGCAAAGACGGGATCGTTTATTTCACAGACGCCAGCTACAAATACGGATTGGATATGCATATAATAGATATCATCGAGGGCCGACCTCGCGGCCGGCTGCTCAAATATGATCCTGC AACAACACTACTTCTCAGAGAACTATATTTTGCCAATGGAGTTGCGCTCTCCCCCAAGCAGGATTTCCTCGTCTTCTGTGAAACATCAAT GTTCCGGTGTCGGAAGTTCTGGCTGCAAGGGCCCAAGAAAGGTAACACAGAATCGTTTGTTGACAGGCTTCCCGGAGTTCCCGATAACGTCCGATATGACGGACGAGGCATCTTCTGGATTGCACTTCCAACG AGCTGGAATCTGTTGGGCAGGACAATGATAAGATACTCTTTTCTGAGGCACTTGGTTGTAGCGATGGCAGCAGTGGCGCCACATGTGATAGATTCAACCCTAATAAATGAAGCGAGCGTTTTGGGTGTAAACGAAAATGGGGAGGCGGTTGCACTTTTCTCTTATCCCGGTATCACCATGATCACCGCAGGGTTGAGAGTTGGAGAGTTTCTTTACTATGGGGGTCTTCATCTCGAATACATCGGTCGCCTTCATATCGGAGCAAAACTATGA